A genome region from Nitrosopumilus oxyclinae includes the following:
- a CDS encoding 3'(2'),5'-bisphosphate nucleotidase CysQ family protein, translating into MQDIPISNKIPELDIAIKAAIDAGNAILEIYQKDYKTSTKSDDSPITDADLKSNDVIKDILSQTKHWILSEEDKDNLGRLSQETIWIIDPLDGTSDFIDKTGEFTVMISLIKNKKPILGVIGWPTENTLFVAQKDSGAFRFSNEKWEKISVTKISEVPKCRTVGSRHHLSEKEKSFIKKLGIEDFTSIGSSLKVGKISSGEAEAYITTTNKMKEWDSAASYCIISEAGGKMTDMLGNDLTYNNKDVYHQNGILVTNGLVHNKIIEEFKKL; encoded by the coding sequence TTGCAAGATATTCCCATTTCTAACAAGATTCCCGAATTAGATATTGCCATCAAGGCTGCAATTGATGCAGGTAATGCAATTTTAGAAATTTATCAAAAAGATTACAAAACATCTACAAAAAGTGACGATTCTCCAATTACAGATGCTGATTTGAAAAGCAATGATGTCATTAAAGATATTTTATCCCAAACAAAACATTGGATATTATCTGAAGAAGATAAGGATAATCTAGGTAGGTTATCACAAGAGACAATTTGGATAATAGATCCTCTTGATGGAACCTCCGATTTCATTGACAAGACAGGTGAGTTTACAGTTATGATTTCCTTAATTAAAAATAAAAAACCAATTCTTGGAGTAATTGGATGGCCTACAGAGAATACATTGTTTGTTGCACAAAAAGATAGTGGAGCATTTAGATTTTCAAATGAAAAATGGGAAAAAATTTCAGTAACAAAGATTTCAGAAGTCCCAAAATGTAGAACCGTAGGTTCTAGACATCATTTATCTGAGAAAGAAAAATCATTCATCAAAAAATTAGGAATTGAAGATTTCACAAGTATTGGAAGTTCATTGAAAGTCGGAAAGATTAGTTCTGGTGAAGCTGAAGCATACATTACAACAACAAACAAAATGAAAGAGTGGGATTCAGCTGCCTCTTATTGTATCATTTCAGAAGCTGGAGGTAAAATGACAGACATGTTAGGAAATGATCTTACTTACAACAACAAAGATGTGTATCATCAAAACGGAATTCTTGTTACAAATGGTTTAGTTCACAATAAAATAATTGAAGAATTTAAAAAATTATAG
- a CDS encoding Snf7 family protein: MPGLSDKWSKQQKPGIGEKINDTIKPKGALKPRVQEGIKKLQIQIKKLDTMLSSLQERDAKLFQRIVDATQKHDTQTTKVLGNELAEVRKVSKILSGARIALEQIELRLTTCSDLGDTVVAIMPTMGLMKNLKSSLGKIMPGAEQEIGQMAEMLGGFMTESFSGDAAFGMDATTSAESESILKEAAAVAESSAGQMFPSVPTDIQEASTSKYL; the protein is encoded by the coding sequence ATGCCTGGATTATCCGATAAATGGTCAAAGCAACAAAAACCTGGAATTGGTGAAAAAATCAATGATACTATCAAGCCTAAAGGTGCTTTAAAACCAAGAGTTCAGGAAGGAATTAAAAAATTACAAATTCAAATTAAAAAATTAGATACTATGTTATCCAGTTTACAAGAGCGTGATGCAAAATTATTCCAACGAATAGTAGATGCAACACAAAAACATGATACTCAAACAACCAAAGTTCTTGGAAATGAATTAGCTGAAGTAAGAAAAGTATCAAAAATTTTGAGTGGTGCTAGAATAGCATTAGAACAAATAGAATTACGATTAACTACATGCAGTGATCTTGGAGATACTGTAGTAGCCATAATGCCAACAATGGGATTGATGAAGAATCTAAAATCTTCTCTTGGAAAAATTATGCCTGGTGCTGAGCAAGAAATTGGTCAAATGGCAGAAATGCTTGGTGGCTTTATGACAGAAAGTTTCTCAGGAGATGCAGCATTTGGAATGGATGCAACAACCAGTGCAGAATCTGAAAGTATCTTAAAAGAAGCTGCTGCTGTTGCTGAAAGTTCAGCAGGACAAATGTTCCCTTCAGTTCCAACAGATATTCAAGAAGCATCTACTAGCAAATATCTTTAA
- a CDS encoding helix-turn-helix transcriptional regulator, protein MYPEIVPIHRKESLREDGMLFVRTEGILETMVKAPLIIAGLMVVALTMPIQTSFGSTRMLDLTLYSDGSAHISSQLEVDPLDPDYEVSLFGSSIDNFVVVGENGFLLSSEIIDDKAIIDTFGSSSISINYDIHDLISKEGRVWTFTLDSPTDYSLLMPRNSIIVGMDALPSNMVLINDQTKLDLNSGLSEINYIFGSTQPPTTQPPTTQPPTTQPPTTQPPTTQPPTTMPEQPSDDVSTIALVVFPVVAVIAGAAIMIKRKQTKSSLVEQSEVISELQIKTDTTDAENILNLRPDMREDDKEIIKFISANGGEALESDLRKKFLQPRTTMWRAVKRLERQGVIEIAKKDLQNLVKLKKDLEEEE, encoded by the coding sequence ATGTATCCAGAAATCGTACCAATCCATAGGAAAGAGTCTCTTCGGGAAGATGGAATGCTTTTTGTAAGGACTGAGGGTATCCTCGAAACAATGGTTAAGGCACCTTTGATAATTGCTGGCTTAATGGTTGTTGCACTAACGATGCCAATTCAGACCTCATTCGGTTCTACTCGTATGCTTGATCTAACCCTTTATTCAGATGGCTCAGCACATATTTCATCTCAGCTAGAAGTAGATCCTCTAGATCCTGATTATGAAGTGAGTCTGTTTGGTTCATCGATTGATAATTTTGTGGTTGTAGGTGAAAATGGATTTTTGCTATCTAGTGAAATTATTGATGATAAAGCAATAATTGACACTTTTGGTTCTTCTTCTATTTCAATTAATTATGATATTCACGATTTAATTTCTAAAGAAGGGAGAGTTTGGACTTTTACTTTAGATTCTCCAACTGATTACTCGTTACTGATGCCACGAAATTCAATTATTGTCGGAATGGATGCATTACCATCAAACATGGTTTTGATAAATGATCAAACAAAATTAGATTTGAATTCAGGTTTGTCTGAAATCAATTATATTTTTGGAAGTACACAACCACCAACTACACAACCACCAACTACACAACCACCAACTACACAACCACCAACTACACAACCACCAACTACACAACCACCAACTACAATGCCTGAACAACCAAGTGATGATGTAAGTACAATTGCACTAGTTGTTTTTCCTGTTGTAGCAGTTATTGCTGGAGCAGCTATTATGATAAAAAGAAAGCAAACAAAATCTTCCTTAGTAGAACAATCTGAAGTTATTTCTGAATTACAAATTAAAACTGATACAACTGACGCTGAAAATATCTTGAATTTAAGACCTGATATGCGTGAAGATGATAAAGAAATTATTAAATTTATTTCTGCAAATGGAGGGGAAGCTTTAGAAAGTGATTTAAGAAAAAAATTCTTACAACCTAGAACTACAATGTGGAGAGCAGTAAAACGATTAGAAAGACAAGGAGTAATTGAAATTGCCAAAAAAGACTTGCAAAATCTAGTCAAATTAAAGAAAGATTTGGAGGAAGAGGAATGA
- the folE gene encoding GTP cyclohydrolase I FolE, translating into MDQERVKKLVRELIIEVGEDPTREGLRETPERIANMYKEIFGGYDSDSELSVQFSEDSDVVIARNIQFYSMCEHHMLPFYGKIHIAYSPNGRVFGISKLVRLVEKYSKRLQIQERLTKNIADELHSQGVKGVVVLADAEHLCMKMRGVKNDATLSSSAFRGIYENKEEKAGIMSLLRNRASDLSF; encoded by the coding sequence ATGGATCAAGAACGTGTAAAAAAACTTGTTAGAGAATTAATTATTGAAGTTGGAGAAGATCCTACACGTGAAGGATTACGTGAAACTCCTGAAAGAATTGCAAATATGTACAAAGAAATCTTTGGTGGATATGATTCAGATTCAGAATTATCTGTTCAATTTTCAGAAGATTCTGATGTGGTAATTGCACGAAATATTCAATTTTACTCAATGTGCGAACACCACATGTTACCGTTTTATGGAAAAATCCACATTGCATATTCTCCAAATGGTAGAGTATTTGGAATTTCAAAACTTGTTAGATTGGTGGAAAAATATTCAAAAAGACTTCAAATTCAGGAACGACTTACAAAAAATATTGCTGATGAACTACATTCTCAAGGAGTAAAGGGAGTAGTAGTTTTAGCAGATGCTGAACATCTTTGTATGAAGATGCGTGGCGTAAAAAATGACGCAACACTTTCGTCCTCTGCATTTAGAGGAATTTATGAAAATAAAGAAGAAAAAGCAGGCATAATGTCACTACTTCGAAACCGTGCCTCAGATCTCTCCTTTTAG
- a CDS encoding hemerythrin domain-containing protein: MSATNQLRADHDQVRRLEKIVSKCASELYKGTKIPFSDLTKITIVISEFVDTIHHSREEDSYFPCVASYDSLKEEIRKFMIEHEFGRNIARQISHHLKRWKNGEDAQEPVSRYLRTYAIFLNDHLNKENKFFDTAEAEVLSKEEEIEMYEQYRSVFAIVKKVEELIADIDYLENQPWAKN, from the coding sequence ATGAGTGCCACAAATCAATTACGTGCTGATCACGATCAAGTTAGAAGACTAGAAAAAATAGTATCAAAATGTGCTTCTGAATTATACAAAGGAACCAAAATCCCATTTTCAGATCTAACAAAAATTACTATAGTTATTTCAGAATTTGTTGATACTATTCATCATTCAAGAGAAGAAGATTCGTATTTTCCATGCGTTGCAAGCTATGATTCTTTAAAAGAAGAAATTCGAAAATTTATGATAGAACATGAATTTGGAAGAAATATTGCCAGACAAATATCACACCATCTAAAAAGATGGAAAAATGGTGAGGATGCACAAGAACCAGTATCAAGATATCTTAGAACATATGCTATTTTTCTTAATGATCATCTTAACAAAGAAAACAAATTTTTTGATACCGCAGAGGCTGAAGTTTTATCAAAAGAAGAAGAAATTGAAATGTATGAACAATATCGATCAGTTTTTGCAATTGTGAAAAAAGTTGAGGAACTAATTGCAGATATTGATTATTTAGAAAATCAACCCTGGGCAAAAAATTAA
- a CDS encoding SDR family NAD(P)-dependent oxidoreductase translates to MRLTGKIALVTGGSRGIGLATAKILSENGATVAITAKDKDRLENAVKEIPNAIGIAANIRNSKDVKNVVNKIIEKFGKLDILVNNAGIFPKIKQLHEIDEDEWNEVLDVNLTGQYRFTKEAIPHLQKTSGSIINISSDAGIKAYQGFNADAYSASKAALILLTKCWALEYSKDKIRVNCICPGVVDTDMTKPFLKTEKDKEFMNSEHPIGRIGQPDEIGKAVLYFASDDASWTTGAILTVDGGESIK, encoded by the coding sequence TTGAGATTAACTGGTAAGATTGCTCTAGTAACTGGTGGAAGTCGTGGAATTGGATTAGCAACTGCAAAAATTCTATCAGAAAATGGTGCCACTGTAGCAATTACTGCAAAAGATAAAGACCGATTGGAAAATGCGGTAAAAGAGATTCCTAACGCAATAGGAATTGCAGCTAATATTAGAAATTCAAAAGATGTAAAAAATGTTGTAAATAAAATAATTGAAAAATTTGGCAAATTAGATATTCTTGTAAATAATGCTGGAATCTTTCCTAAGATAAAACAATTACATGAAATTGATGAGGATGAATGGAATGAGGTATTAGATGTAAATCTCACAGGACAGTATAGATTTACCAAGGAAGCAATTCCTCATTTACAGAAAACATCTGGTTCAATAATTAACATTTCATCAGATGCTGGAATAAAGGCATATCAAGGATTTAATGCAGATGCGTATTCTGCATCAAAAGCTGCATTGATTTTATTAACAAAATGTTGGGCATTAGAATATTCTAAAGACAAGATCAGAGTAAATTGTATTTGTCCAGGAGTTGTAGACACAGATATGACAAAACCATTTTTGAAGACTGAAAAAGACAAGGAATTCATGAATAGTGAACATCCTATCGGTAGAATTGGACAACCAGATGAAATTGGAAAAGCAGTTTTGTATTTTGCCTCAGATGATGCATCATGGACAACAGGTGCAATATTGACTGTAGATGGAGGAGAATCAATTAAATGA
- a CDS encoding ATP/GTP-binding protein produces MKTIFVSGTAGSGKSLLTSKLLDYYARNGAFAAILNLDPGVDNMPYTCDIDVRDYVDYVSIMQQYELGPNGAMVMANDLIASKIDEIQNDVNKVNPDYLIVDTPGQIELFAYRSSGRFIVDNISTEEKTNIFLFDGSLITSPVNFVSIALLATSIRLRLNLPTINVLTKTDLIGDKLRNILQWSTNLKTLENAIGNETDGDTYTLTTNILRGLNLGGFAQGLIPISNLTGEGFGNLEGALSRILNLGEEVEG; encoded by the coding sequence TTGAAAACAATTTTTGTTTCAGGAACTGCAGGTTCTGGGAAATCTTTGCTCACATCAAAGTTACTGGATTATTATGCAAGAAATGGAGCATTTGCTGCAATTTTGAATTTGGATCCAGGTGTAGATAATATGCCATACACTTGTGATATTGATGTTAGAGACTACGTTGATTATGTATCAATTATGCAACAGTATGAACTTGGTCCAAATGGTGCTATGGTTATGGCAAATGATTTGATTGCATCAAAAATTGATGAAATCCAAAATGATGTAAATAAAGTAAATCCAGATTACCTAATTGTAGATACACCCGGTCAAATTGAATTATTTGCATATCGTTCTAGTGGACGATTTATAGTAGATAATATTTCAACTGAAGAAAAAACAAATATTTTTCTTTTTGATGGATCTCTAATTACTTCACCAGTAAATTTTGTTTCAATTGCATTACTTGCAACATCAATTAGATTACGTTTGAATTTACCAACAATTAATGTTCTAACCAAAACAGATCTCATTGGAGATAAATTAAGAAATATTTTACAGTGGTCTACAAATTTGAAAACATTAGAAAATGCAATTGGAAATGAGACCGATGGTGACACATATACACTAACTACAAATATTTTACGAGGGTTGAATTTAGGAGGATTTGCCCAAGGATTAATTCCAATATCTAACCTTACAGGAGAGGGGTTTGGAAATCTTGAAGGTGCGCTAAGCAGAATTCTTAATTTGGGCGAGGAGGTAGAAGGTTAG
- a CDS encoding 7-cyano-7-deazaguanine synthase, which translates to MKKAVIVFSGGVDSVCAVSYLKSKYELYGITFSYGQKANSEIAAAKSFAKKLGLKQHKIIDIGFMKDLYGNSNVLTSSKRKIPSKFEYSIVVPIRNAVFLSIASAWAFTLNASLVVYGAHTGDKHYPDCRPEFAKKLESAFNQGEIDGIKSKLRKNIEIWSPYRMGLSKSDLLKSGMKVLGSSIFKTWSCYSNKKYHCGVCESCNNRKIAFEKAGITDKTKYLK; encoded by the coding sequence ATGAAGAAAGCAGTTATTGTATTTAGTGGAGGAGTTGATTCTGTTTGTGCCGTTTCATATTTAAAATCAAAATATGAATTGTATGGTATTACATTTTCTTATGGACAAAAAGCTAATAGTGAAATTGCTGCAGCTAAATCTTTTGCAAAAAAATTGGGGTTAAAACAACACAAAATAATCGATATTGGTTTTATGAAAGACTTGTATGGAAATTCTAATGTTTTAACGAGTTCTAAAAGAAAAATCCCTAGTAAATTTGAGTATTCGATTGTAGTACCAATCAGAAATGCAGTATTTCTATCAATTGCTTCAGCCTGGGCTTTTACACTAAATGCATCTCTGGTAGTATATGGTGCTCATACTGGAGATAAACACTATCCAGACTGTAGACCAGAATTTGCAAAAAAGCTGGAAAGCGCATTTAATCAAGGCGAAATTGATGGAATAAAATCAAAGCTACGAAAAAATATTGAAATTTGGTCGCCATATAGAATGGGATTATCAAAAAGTGATTTACTAAAATCAGGAATGAAAGTTTTAGGAAGTTCTATTTTCAAGACATGGAGTTGTTATTCAAATAAAAAATATCATTGTGGAGTTTGTGAATCTTGTAATAATAGAAAGATTGCATTTGAAAAAGCTGGAATTACAGATAAAACAAAATATCTTAAATGA
- a CDS encoding cation:proton antiporter, with product MNPVILSILNLFSGQTDLIELPKLGIKIISDKLIELQTSIGTLSDGNGPIAEAHVILLAAGVVIFLGVAGEAFFKKTGIPDVAFLMILGVIIGPVFGLIQPEAVIQVVPYFAALALIIIMFDGGLNLDIKHVIKTAHFSVTLAVLGFILSVVMITLAAHFALGWLWLESILLGSIVGGSSSAIVFGLVRNVKISEETKSMLSFESALTDILATIIAFILFEAVLAGHFDLQTLQETIGRAIVVGLVLGFGVGIPWMYVSTKLGNAQHAYMLTLGVLFVLFFLANSFGESGALTALVFGLMIGNKVHLAKILRFKLPRIELDDPTHNQLIFLVRSFFFVFVGLMASFGQIEYLIFGVLITVAVYYGRILVGKITLTKRFSLLDRAVTNSMIPRGLAAAVLATYPITMGLPNAEAYPQLIFFIILTSVIITTAGLAKSKKIPPPESVEGGFVKPDDDVTEDVIEVEKISDISLDDAVEGGFIRDKDEKSEKELN from the coding sequence ATGAATCCAGTAATTTTATCAATTTTGAATTTGTTTAGTGGACAAACCGATTTAATCGAGTTGCCCAAATTAGGCATAAAAATAATATCTGATAAATTAATTGAATTACAAACTTCTATTGGAACACTATCGGATGGTAATGGACCAATTGCTGAAGCCCATGTCATATTACTTGCTGCAGGTGTAGTTATTTTTCTAGGAGTGGCAGGAGAAGCATTCTTTAAAAAAACAGGTATTCCCGATGTAGCATTTTTAATGATTCTAGGTGTAATTATTGGGCCAGTATTTGGATTAATTCAGCCAGAAGCTGTAATTCAAGTTGTTCCATATTTTGCAGCTCTTGCATTAATTATCATCATGTTTGATGGTGGATTAAATCTAGATATCAAACATGTAATCAAAACTGCACATTTTTCAGTGACACTTGCAGTTCTAGGTTTTATTTTATCAGTTGTAATGATTACTCTTGCAGCTCACTTTGCTTTAGGTTGGTTATGGTTAGAAAGTATTCTCTTAGGATCCATCGTGGGTGGAAGCAGTTCAGCAATTGTATTTGGTCTAGTTAGAAATGTCAAAATTTCAGAAGAAACTAAATCAATGCTAAGTTTTGAATCTGCATTAACTGATATTTTAGCTACAATTATTGCATTCATATTATTTGAAGCGGTACTAGCAGGTCATTTTGATCTTCAAACTTTACAAGAAACCATAGGACGTGCAATTGTTGTTGGTTTAGTACTTGGATTTGGAGTTGGAATTCCTTGGATGTATGTTTCAACAAAGCTTGGAAATGCTCAGCACGCCTATATGCTTACACTAGGTGTTTTGTTTGTTTTATTCTTCTTGGCAAATTCATTTGGAGAATCAGGAGCATTGACTGCATTAGTATTTGGTTTGATGATTGGAAACAAAGTTCATCTAGCAAAAATTCTCAGATTCAAACTTCCAAGAATTGAGCTTGATGATCCTACACATAACCAACTGATATTTTTGGTAAGATCATTCTTCTTTGTATTTGTAGGATTAATGGCAAGTTTTGGACAAATAGAGTATCTGATATTTGGAGTTTTGATTACTGTAGCTGTTTACTATGGAAGAATACTGGTAGGAAAAATTACTTTAACAAAAAGATTCTCGCTTTTGGATAGAGCAGTAACAAACTCTATGATCCCAAGAGGATTAGCTGCTGCTGTACTTGCAACATACCCAATTACTATGGGACTGCCTAATGCTGAAGCATATCCACAATTGATATTCTTTATTATTTTAACATCAGTAATAATTACAACCGCAGGATTAGCAAAATCAAAGAAAATTCCTCCACCAGAATCTGTTGAAGGGGGATTTGTGAAACCTGATGATGATGTAACAGAGGATGTAATTGAAGTAGAAAAAATATCTGATATTTCTTTAGATGATGCTGTTGAAGGGGGATTTATCAGAGACAAAGATGAAAAATCTGAAAAAGAATTGAACTAA
- a CDS encoding transcriptional regulator yields MFDKFKNEEGGEMVEERTDNNNTEESNSTIESTSQIGIGELMGKRAKLEEAIDYVGLMIKNLKDKRTLLEKDIEEESVDIKNLKEKLQKVSEYIEEENRGISELASKRQKVENEADEVGSIINTLRDRLSGVDRVIDEEGNRVKKIKDSRDAFNE; encoded by the coding sequence ATGTTTGATAAATTCAAAAATGAAGAGGGTGGAGAAATGGTAGAAGAAAGAACTGACAATAATAATACTGAAGAATCCAATTCCACAATAGAATCAACCAGTCAAATTGGAATTGGGGAATTAATGGGTAAACGGGCAAAATTAGAAGAAGCAATAGATTACGTTGGTTTAATGATTAAAAATCTAAAAGATAAGAGAACTTTACTTGAAAAAGATATTGAAGAAGAATCAGTTGATATTAAAAATTTGAAAGAAAAGCTTCAGAAGGTTAGTGAATACATTGAGGAAGAAAACAGAGGTATTTCAGAACTTGCCAGTAAGAGACAAAAAGTCGAAAATGAGGCAGATGAAGTAGGTTCTATCATCAATACATTAAGAGACAGACTTTCTGGTGTTGACAGAGTAATTGATGAAGAAGGAAATAGAGTCAAAAAAATTAAAGATTCTAGAGATGCATTTAATGAATAA
- the cysC gene encoding adenylyl-sulfate kinase — translation MKPFILWMTGLPCSGKTTIVKDLQKDIPNLAMLDGDELREWFSPKDFSKAGRDEHNKKVAHLAKLLLKHGVPSAVSLVSPYLENRENAREIIDAGDQFAECYVKCSLEKCEERDVKGMYAKARKGEIKGFTGIDDPYEAPEKADLVVDTEHDSLSDSAQKVKDFLKGRNLL, via the coding sequence ATGAAACCTTTCATTCTTTGGATGACTGGTCTTCCTTGTTCAGGAAAGACTACGATTGTAAAAGATTTGCAAAAAGATATTCCAAATTTGGCAATGCTTGACGGTGATGAACTAAGAGAATGGTTCTCTCCAAAAGACTTTTCAAAAGCAGGACGTGATGAGCATAACAAAAAAGTTGCTCATTTAGCTAAGCTTTTGTTAAAACATGGTGTTCCAAGTGCAGTATCTCTTGTATCTCCATATCTTGAGAACAGAGAAAATGCTAGAGAAATTATTGATGCAGGTGATCAGTTTGCAGAATGTTATGTAAAATGTTCACTAGAAAAATGTGAAGAAAGAGATGTCAAAGGTATGTATGCCAAGGCTAGAAAAGGAGAAATCAAAGGATTTACCGGAATTGATGATCCTTATGAAGCTCCAGAAAAAGCAGATTTGGTAGTTGATACAGAACATGATTCACTTTCTGACAGCGCACAAAAAGTAAAGGACTTCCTTAAAGGAAGAAACCTACTATAA
- a CDS encoding homoserine kinase, whose amino-acid sequence MVSKVTVKAPSSTANLGPGFDVFGLALDAFYDTVTLTKIKNGIKIITDDNIPTNPEKNTAGLVVKNMMKKFKIKGGIEIKIKKGIPAGYGMGSSAASAAATAVAFDKLFGLKLDGNSLVEFAGSGEKASAGTVHYDNVAASVLGGFVIVRTNPLDVIRIDPPSNLRMCVAVPTINVPKKKTKVSRGVIPKKIKLSDSILNLSNAAAIVVGFMKKDSEIIGNSIKDVIVEPARQHMIPGFIKVKENAIKAGALGVTISGAGPSVIAFSKSSADLKKISLSMTKGFTSANTKCQTVICKPSKGAADKRK is encoded by the coding sequence TTGGTATCAAAAGTTACAGTCAAAGCACCTTCATCAACTGCAAATTTAGGTCCAGGGTTTGACGTATTTGGATTAGCTCTTGACGCATTTTATGACACAGTCACATTAACAAAAATAAAAAATGGAATTAAAATAATTACAGATGATAATATCCCTACAAATCCTGAAAAAAATACTGCAGGATTAGTAGTAAAAAATATGATGAAAAAGTTCAAAATTAAAGGTGGTATTGAAATTAAAATAAAGAAAGGAATTCCTGCAGGATATGGGATGGGAAGTAGTGCTGCATCAGCTGCAGCAACAGCAGTTGCATTTGATAAATTATTTGGATTAAAACTAGATGGGAATTCTTTGGTAGAATTTGCAGGATCTGGAGAAAAAGCAAGTGCGGGTACAGTTCATTATGATAATGTTGCAGCTTCTGTTTTAGGTGGATTTGTAATTGTAAGAACAAATCCTTTAGATGTAATCAGAATTGATCCTCCATCAAATTTGAGGATGTGTGTAGCTGTTCCAACAATTAATGTCCCAAAGAAAAAAACAAAGGTATCAAGAGGAGTTATCCCAAAAAAAATCAAATTATCTGACAGTATTTTGAATTTATCAAATGCTGCTGCAATTGTTGTAGGATTTATGAAAAAAGATTCAGAAATTATTGGGAATTCGATTAAGGATGTAATAGTCGAACCTGCAAGACAACATATGATCCCAGGATTCATCAAAGTAAAAGAAAATGCCATCAAAGCTGGTGCCCTAGGTGTCACTATTAGCGGTGCAGGACCTTCAGTAATTGCATTTTCAAAAAGTTCAGCAGATTTGAAAAAAATTAGTTTATCCATGACTAAAGGATTTACCTCTGCAAATACAAAATGTCAAACTGTGATTTGTAAACCAAGTAAAGGTGCTGCAGATAAAAGAAAATAG
- a CDS encoding 7-carboxy-7-deazaguanine synthase QueE, whose product MKVRLFEIFTSVEGEGILYGTKTLFVRLAGCPFTCFYCDTKESLPLTSGTEYSIEDANHLIDSNLKNQTYKVNFTGGDPLIQHEAVALLAKHIQNKKIPTYLESSCFDIDRFNHVLPFIDIVKIEFKTKDSDFVDSKHYEKLISHTMKCLQSSVKSKKTTYIKIVVSSKTQPNEFAKLVQEIFDKISKDDIDGFIIQPTYGISEPSLELLLELYDLVFPHYIDVKVVPQLHKFIGAP is encoded by the coding sequence TTGAAAGTTAGATTATTTGAAATATTTACTTCAGTTGAAGGTGAGGGAATTCTTTATGGAACTAAAACTCTCTTTGTGAGATTGGCAGGATGTCCCTTTACTTGTTTTTATTGTGATACAAAAGAATCGCTTCCTCTTACTTCTGGAACGGAATATTCTATTGAAGATGCAAACCATCTAATTGATTCTAACTTAAAGAACCAAACTTACAAAGTAAATTTTACAGGCGGTGATCCTCTAATCCAACATGAGGCAGTTGCATTGCTTGCAAAACATATTCAAAATAAAAAAATTCCGACATATCTAGAATCATCTTGTTTTGATATTGATAGATTTAATCATGTATTACCATTTATTGATATTGTTAAAATTGAATTTAAAACCAAAGATTCTGATTTTGTTGATTCAAAACATTATGAAAAATTAATTAGCCATACAATGAAATGTCTCCAATCATCTGTTAAATCAAAGAAAACAACCTACATCAAAATTGTAGTTAGTTCAAAAACTCAGCCAAATGAATTTGCAAAATTAGTGCAAGAAATATTTGATAAAATATCTAAAGATGATATTGACGGTTTTATTATTCAGCCTACATATGGAATTTCTGAGCCTTCACTAGAACTTTTATTGGAATTATATGATTTGGTATTTCCTCATTACATTGATGTAAAGGTAGTTCCTCAATTACACAAATTCATTGGTGCTCCATAA
- a CDS encoding winged helix-turn-helix domain-containing protein produces the protein MSKQQYRSEMGIMGDILDVTADGGRGGVIVSAISRKANLSHYAVLDKCEKLVEAGLVESVKNDRNRVFLITEKGLQFFQEFKRFQGLVESMNLRY, from the coding sequence ATGTCAAAACAACAATACAGGTCCGAAATGGGCATTATGGGTGATATCTTAGACGTGACCGCTGATGGCGGTCGTGGTGGAGTCATTGTATCTGCAATCTCTCGCAAAGCCAACCTATCTCACTATGCAGTACTAGACAAATGTGAGAAACTGGTAGAAGCAGGCTTAGTCGAATCCGTCAAAAACGACAGAAATAGAGTCTTTTTGATAACTGAAAAAGGACTTCAGTTTTTCCAGGAATTCAAGAGATTTCAGGGACTAGTCGAAAGCATGAATCTAAGGTATTGA